A DNA window from Candidatus Thermokryptus mobilis contains the following coding sequences:
- a CDS encoding NAD-dependent epimerase/dehydratase family protein translates to MKALVTGGTGFIGSHLVDELLKRGYDVKCIVRDTSNLKWLEGKDVEIVRGSLFDVDFLKTVVKDIDYVYHIAGVTKGRNYRDYYRGNVETTKNLLEASLYSSNLKKFILASSLSAVGPGYDKVPVDESTPYHPITSYGKSKAEAEKVALSFKDKLPIVIVRPPSVYGPRDTYTYEIFRYIKLGILPVVLPSDQILSLVYVSDLVDGFILAGESERSTGKIYFISSDEIYTWKDIEVAILRALDKKVLRVKIPAPILYSVSFVSETICKVFGKASPLNSEKIKDIRQKNWACSVEKAKRELGYRHKVPLEEGMEKTINWYIQNGWL, encoded by the coding sequence ATGAAAGCGCTTGTAACGGGAGGAACTGGATTTATTGGAAGTCATCTCGTTGATGAACTTTTAAAGCGTGGTTATGATGTCAAATGTATCGTCAGGGATACAAGTAATCTGAAATGGCTTGAGGGGAAAGATGTTGAAATTGTGAGAGGGAGTTTGTTTGATGTTGACTTTCTTAAAACGGTGGTTAAAGATATTGATTATGTCTATCATATTGCTGGTGTGACGAAGGGACGAAATTATCGGGATTACTATCGCGGAAATGTTGAGACGACGAAGAATTTGCTTGAGGCGAGTTTATATAGCTCAAATTTGAAAAAATTTATCCTTGCAAGCAGTTTGTCAGCCGTTGGTCCTGGCTATGATAAAGTTCCTGTTGACGAGAGCACACCGTATCATCCAATTACTTCGTATGGTAAAAGCAAAGCAGAGGCGGAGAAAGTCGCGCTTTCTTTCAAAGACAAGCTTCCAATCGTTATAGTACGACCGCCGTCGGTATATGGTCCACGCGATACTTACACTTACGAGATTTTTAGATACATAAAACTCGGCATTCTTCCAGTTGTTTTGCCATCGGATCAGATTTTAAGTTTGGTTTATGTTTCTGACCTCGTTGACGGTTTTATACTTGCGGGTGAGAGTGAGAGATCAACGGGGAAAATTTATTTTATCTCAAGCGATGAAATCTACACTTGGAAGGATATAGAGGTGGCGATATTGAGAGCGCTTGATAAAAAAGTTTTGAGAGTTAAAATCCCAGCACCAATTTTATATTCGGTTTCATTTGTTTCGGAAACGATATGTAAAGTTTTCGGGAAAGCATCACCGCTAAATTCTGAAAAGATAAAAGATATCAGACAGAAGAACTGGGCTTGCTCTGTTGAAAAAGCTAAAAGGGAACTTGGATATAGACACAAAGTTCCCCTTGAAGAGGGGATGGAAAAGACAATTAATTGGTATATTCAAAACGGATGGCTTTGA
- a CDS encoding class I SAM-dependent methyltransferase — protein MALKDFSGKIFAFGYDVFMFPIEKFALEKLRAKALSFIEGKRILEVGVGTGLNFQFYPDGVNVIAVEPKFEMLKRAIKRAKNFNGQIYFVSARVEFLPFKDDFFDSVLATFVFCEVENPANGFRELLRVLKPGGRLILLEHVRPGGKFLSKVFDLVNNFTSILGENINRETLKIALEAGVVIEKVINVYGDFVKLIIARK, from the coding sequence ATGGCTTTGAAAGATTTCAGCGGTAAAATTTTCGCTTTCGGTTACGATGTCTTTATGTTTCCAATTGAAAAATTCGCTTTGGAAAAATTAAGGGCGAAAGCATTAAGCTTTATTGAAGGGAAGAGAATACTTGAGGTTGGAGTTGGAACTGGATTAAATTTTCAATTTTATCCAGATGGGGTTAATGTTATAGCGGTTGAGCCAAAATTTGAAATGCTGAAAAGGGCGATTAAAAGGGCAAAGAATTTTAACGGTCAAATTTACTTTGTTTCTGCAAGGGTTGAGTTCTTGCCATTCAAGGATGATTTTTTTGATTCGGTTTTAGCGACATTTGTTTTTTGCGAGGTTGAAAATCCTGCAAATGGTTTCAGGGAATTGCTCAGAGTTTTGAAACCAGGTGGAAGATTGATTTTGCTTGAACATGTGAGACCAGGGGGTAAATTCCTTTCAAAAGTTTTTGATCTGGTGAACAACTTCACCTCAATTTTGGGGGAGAATATAAACAGGGAAACATTAAAAATTGCACTTGAAGCTGGTGTTGTAATTGAGAAAGTTATAAATGTTTATGGTGATTTTGTCAAATTAATAATCGCTCGGAAATAG
- a CDS encoding ribose-phosphate pyrophosphokinase encodes MSHIKIFSGRSSRELAEKIAEEIGEPLGSCEIRNFSDGEIWVKYLENIRGNDVFIIQSTFPPSDNLMELLIMIDAAKRASARRITAVIPYFGYARQDRKDQPRVPITSKLVANLITVAGADRVLTMDLHAPQIQGFFDIPFDHLYSAVVLVPAIREMVGDLDFVVVSPDIGGVKFARGYAKRLNAELVLIDKRRLKPNESEVVNVVGDVKGKVVVIVDDIIDTAGTFVNAALALIDRGAKAIYGACTHPILSGNAIEKIENIPVEKILVTDTIPLRKQSPKIEVKSVARIFAEAIKRIHCNESLSVLFEIEN; translated from the coding sequence ATGAGTCATATAAAGATTTTCTCTGGAAGGTCAAGTAGAGAGCTTGCTGAGAAAATAGCTGAGGAGATCGGAGAACCGCTTGGAAGTTGTGAGATACGTAATTTTAGTGATGGTGAGATTTGGGTTAAGTATCTTGAGAACATTCGTGGTAATGATGTGTTCATAATCCAATCAACTTTCCCACCCTCGGATAATTTGATGGAGCTTTTAATTATGATTGACGCTGCGAAAAGGGCTTCAGCTCGTCGTATTACAGCTGTTATACCTTATTTCGGCTATGCGAGACAGGACAGAAAAGATCAGCCGAGGGTACCGATAACATCAAAACTTGTCGCAAATTTGATCACCGTTGCAGGTGCAGATAGGGTTTTGACAATGGACTTACACGCTCCCCAAATTCAAGGTTTTTTTGATATACCTTTTGATCATCTTTATTCCGCTGTCGTTTTAGTTCCAGCAATAAGGGAGATGGTTGGTGATTTGGATTTTGTGGTGGTCTCACCAGATATAGGTGGTGTGAAATTTGCCCGCGGGTATGCGAAAAGGTTAAATGCTGAACTTGTGCTCATAGATAAAAGAAGATTGAAACCGAACGAATCGGAAGTGGTGAATGTGGTCGGTGATGTTAAAGGGAAGGTGGTCGTCATCGTTGATGATATAATTGACACCGCTGGGACATTTGTAAACGCAGCTTTGGCTCTTATAGATAGAGGAGCGAAAGCGATTTATGGGGCTTGCACCCATCCGATTTTATCTGGAAATGCGATTGAAAAGATAGAAAACATACCTGTTGAAAAGATTCTTGTAACCGATACCATCCCGCTTAGGAAACAGAGTCCAAAAATTGAGGTAAAATCGGTTGCGAGGATATTTGCCGAGGCAATAAAACGAATACACTGCAATGAATCGTTGAGTGTTTTATTTGAAATTGAAAATTAA
- a CDS encoding 50S ribosomal protein L25, producing MTEIVLNAEVRKTGKSASNQLRRSGKIPGIYYAPGDEPLPIAVRETDLKKLIYTTEAHVVRLKLGDGKEFQCILKEVEFDPVTNKPIHFDLYGLKAGATVTLEIPVVLVGRAPGVEKGGVIEHLLHTVEVECPASAIPEHIEVDISALDIGDAIHVKDLKIPNVRILENELAVVVAVVPPRGGEVEEAKPAEEAQPTAPSQQEKQAQ from the coding sequence ATGACGGAAATAGTTCTAAATGCGGAGGTAAGAAAGACAGGCAAAAGCGCTTCAAATCAATTAAGGCGTTCTGGGAAAATCCCCGGGATTTATTATGCCCCTGGAGATGAGCCATTGCCAATAGCTGTTAGAGAGACTGATCTTAAGAAGTTGATTTATACAACGGAGGCGCATGTAGTTAGATTAAAACTTGGAGATGGGAAAGAGTTTCAGTGTATTTTAAAAGAAGTTGAATTTGACCCCGTTACTAATAAACCAATTCATTTTGACCTTTATGGCTTAAAGGCTGGAGCTACTGTGACGCTTGAAATCCCGGTTGTCCTTGTAGGGAGAGCGCCCGGAGTTGAGAAGGGCGGTGTAATTGAACACCTGCTTCACACTGTTGAGGTTGAATGCCCAGCAAGTGCGATACCTGAACATATTGAGGTTGATATAAGCGCCCTTGACATTGGTGATGCAATTCATGTTAAGGATTTGAAGATACCGAATGTTAGAATTCTTGAGAATGAACTTGCTGTTGTGGTGGCGGTTGTTCCGCCAAGAGGTGGTGAGGTTGAAGAAGCTAAACCAGCTGAGGAGGCACAGCCAACCGCACCATCTCAACAAGAGAAACAAGCTCAGTGA
- the pth gene encoding aminoacyl-tRNA hydrolase has product MIAIFGLGNPGKEYEMTRHNVGFMVVDALADKLGIALKPGKGDYLIGPGKYEGKELVLIKPLTYMNNSGIAVKDVVERYRVDVRDVFVICDDLNLPLGMIRIKQKGSDGGHNGLYSIIYHLGTIEFPRLRCGIGNPDKMKNMVDFVLSKFDEDEIGIVNDMIGLAVEATLCFISEGVLKAMNKFNRKVKLKFDTP; this is encoded by the coding sequence ATGATTGCTATATTTGGACTTGGAAACCCCGGGAAAGAATACGAGATGACGAGGCATAATGTTGGTTTTATGGTTGTTGACGCCTTAGCGGATAAGTTGGGGATAGCGCTTAAGCCAGGAAAAGGTGATTATTTAATCGGTCCGGGTAAATATGAAGGTAAAGAATTGGTGTTGATCAAACCGCTAACTTATATGAACAACAGTGGGATTGCGGTTAAGGATGTTGTTGAGCGCTATAGAGTTGATGTGCGCGATGTCTTTGTGATATGTGATGATTTGAATTTACCACTTGGGATGATAAGAATAAAACAAAAGGGAAGCGATGGTGGACATAATGGGCTTTATTCAATAATCTATCATCTCGGGACTATTGAATTCCCTAGGTTGAGATGTGGGATAGGCAATCCCGACAAGATGAAGAATATGGTTGACTTTGTTCTGTCAAAGTTTGATGAGGATGAGATTGGTATTGTCAATGATATGATCGGACTTGCGGTTGAAGCGACATTGTGCTTTATTTCCGAGGGCGTTTTAAAAGCAATGAATAAGTTTAATAGAAAAGTTAAGTTAAAATTTGATACTCCTTAA
- the rpsF gene encoding 30S ribosomal protein S6: MARKIPKNMLSRRWYETTFLINASLDDPIIEQIIKKYENFIKERGGEIILLERWGRRRLAYPINKKNSAFYVYIEYFAPPTIVSELERAFQLDENIMRYLTVVVTKKALKAKEQEKRRGRITIEHLGLGNVESVAQAETEEDEFEDEEE; the protein is encoded by the coding sequence ATGGCGAGAAAAATTCCAAAAAATATGCTTTCAAGGCGCTGGTATGAGACAACATTTTTGATCAATGCTTCGCTTGACGATCCGATAATTGAGCAGATAATAAAAAAGTATGAGAATTTTATAAAGGAGCGAGGCGGAGAGATAATTTTATTGGAGCGTTGGGGTAGGAGAAGATTGGCATATCCGATAAATAAGAAGAACAGCGCTTTCTATGTATATATTGAATACTTTGCGCCACCGACAATTGTGAGTGAGCTTGAGAGGGCTTTTCAACTTGATGAGAATATCATGAGATATTTGACTGTCGTTGTAACGAAGAAAGCTCTTAAGGCGAAGGAACAGGAGAAAAGGCGTGGTAGAATAACGATTGAACATCTTGGTCTTGGAAATGTTGAATCCGTTGCTCAAGCTGAAACGGAGGAAGATGAATTTGAAGATGAAGAAGAATAG
- a CDS encoding single-stranded DNA-binding protein → MAKELKMPELNSVVIVGNLTKDPVFRQTTKGTPVVNFTIASNRRFRDSKRQWKEDVCFVGVVAWNKLAESCRGRLKKSSAVLVEGELQSRNLKTADGRTRTIVEIKARRIQFLDRRSASSGDNEGQSQQSSGQQSDALNKYLSNEGPKI, encoded by the coding sequence ATGGCGAAGGAACTCAAAATGCCTGAGCTTAATAGCGTTGTCATAGTTGGGAATTTAACAAAGGACCCGGTGTTTCGCCAGACGACGAAGGGGACACCGGTTGTCAATTTCACAATCGCCTCAAACAGGAGATTCAGGGATAGTAAGAGGCAGTGGAAAGAGGATGTTTGTTTTGTTGGAGTTGTTGCTTGGAATAAGCTTGCCGAATCTTGTAGAGGGAGATTGAAAAAATCAAGTGCTGTCCTTGTTGAAGGTGAGCTACAAAGCCGGAATTTGAAAACAGCCGATGGTAGAACGAGGACCATTGTTGAAATTAAGGCAAGAAGAATTCAATTTCTTGACAGGAGATCTGCATCATCAGGTGACAATGAGGGACAGTCACAACAGTCATCAGGACAGCAATCAGATGCTTTGAACAAGTATCTTTCAAACGAAGGTCCAAAAATTTAA
- the rpsR gene encoding 30S ribosomal protein S18, protein MVENGEKVLRLRKKKICRFCEAGEIYIDYKDEKKLGKFLTEQGKIIPRRVSGNCAMHQRQLTRAIKRARHLALLPFVAEAVK, encoded by the coding sequence ATGGTTGAGAATGGCGAAAAAGTATTGCGGTTAAGGAAGAAGAAAATATGCAGGTTCTGCGAAGCCGGTGAGATATACATTGATTATAAAGATGAGAAGAAACTGGGCAAATTTTTGACTGAGCAGGGCAAGATAATTCCACGAAGGGTTAGTGGAAATTGTGCTATGCATCAGCGTCAGTTGACGAGGGCGATTAAACGAGCCAGACATTTAGCTTTGCTTCCGTTCGTTGCCGAAGCTGTGAAGTAA
- the rplI gene encoding 50S ribosomal protein L9, with amino-acid sequence MKISGRMGDIVEVKDGYARNFLIPRKIALPATPGNIKMVETEKKQKAFKLEREKLNAQKLAEKLNGLEIVIPMRAGENERLFGSVTAQMIADEISKMGIEVDRKKILLDEPIKMLGSYEVPIKLHPDVSVKIKVNVVQLEEQKQE; translated from the coding sequence ATGAAAATCTCGGGAAGGATGGGAGATATTGTAGAAGTGAAGGATGGTTATGCGAGGAATTTTTTAATTCCGAGAAAAATTGCTTTGCCGGCTACACCTGGGAATATAAAAATGGTTGAAACGGAGAAGAAACAAAAGGCATTCAAACTTGAAAGGGAAAAATTGAACGCTCAAAAGCTCGCTGAAAAGCTAAATGGTCTTGAAATAGTTATTCCAATGAGAGCCGGGGAAAATGAGCGTCTTTTCGGTTCCGTAACGGCTCAGATGATAGCCGATGAAATTAGTAAGATGGGTATTGAAGTTGATAGGAAGAAAATTTTGCTTGATGAGCCGATAAAAATGCTTGGGTCATATGAGGTGCCGATAAAGCTTCATCCAGATGTGAGTGTGAAAATTAAGGTCAATGTCGTTCAGTTGGAGGAGCAAAAACAAGAGTAA
- a CDS encoding cytochrome c biogenesis CcdA family protein has translation MENVGLFTSFLFGILSFLSPCVLPLVPGYISFISGLSFEELKESQSSKRFFLKTLLSSLFFVLGFSIVFVMLGASATAVGKFLSENMNVIAKVAGVIIVIFGLHMTGIFRIKFLNYEAKLKVSSKPLGLLGAFVVGFAFAFGWTPCIGPVLATILVLASQQETVKQGVLLLSVYSLGLGIPFLITSLSINFFFKWFARIRKYLNVVEIVSGVILIILGVLIFTNSLGVISSYIMKMFPFLSKFS, from the coding sequence ATGGAAAATGTTGGCTTATTTACTTCCTTTTTGTTTGGGATTCTTTCTTTCCTTTCCCCCTGTGTTTTACCTCTTGTCCCGGGGTATATTTCCTTCATTTCCGGTTTATCGTTTGAAGAGCTGAAGGAATCCCAAAGTTCAAAAAGATTTTTTTTGAAAACCTTGTTAAGTTCATTGTTTTTTGTCCTTGGCTTTTCAATAGTTTTCGTCATGCTCGGGGCTTCTGCCACAGCGGTGGGAAAATTTCTCTCCGAGAATATGAATGTGATTGCAAAAGTTGCAGGTGTTATAATAGTTATTTTCGGTCTTCACATGACGGGCATTTTTAGGATAAAATTTTTGAATTACGAGGCGAAATTGAAAGTTAGCAGTAAACCACTTGGTCTTTTAGGGGCTTTTGTGGTCGGGTTTGCCTTTGCTTTCGGATGGACACCTTGCATTGGACCAGTGCTTGCGACGATACTTGTCCTAGCTTCTCAGCAAGAAACAGTTAAACAAGGTGTTTTGCTTCTTTCGGTTTATTCGCTTGGGCTTGGGATTCCTTTTTTGATCACGAGTTTAAGCATAAATTTCTTTTTCAAGTGGTTTGCACGCATCAGAAAATATCTCAATGTAGTTGAAATCGTAAGCGGTGTAATTTTAATTATACTTGGAGTTTTGATTTTTACGAACTCTCTTGGCGTTATTTCGTCCTACATTATGAAGATGTTTCCTTTTTTGAGTAAATTTTCATAA
- a CDS encoding 2-oxoacid:acceptor oxidoreductase subunit alpha: MSENGNLKDVVVRIGGEGGEGVMSAGEILTYSAARSAYRIFTFRTFPAEIKGGLAMYQFRVSPYDIFSMGDKLNILMAFNQEAFDNYSSALAEDGVLFYDPAECKPSDSFTKKKYEVPLRELAMASGTHLAKNMVATGFLTAILGIPVEESEKQIIDKFKRKGEKLLQQNLTAFRSGIEYAQKYLDELERFRLGKPEGKDKRIILSGNQAIGFGAIAAGCKVAVGYPITPASPILEFLARHLPKFGGKVIQNEDEISALATCIGASFAGAKVITPTSGPGLALMTELITYASMAELPVVIVDVQRAGPSTGMPSKTEQTDLYHVVFGGPGEAPRIVIAPAHVSDCFYQTVRAFNLAEEYQMPVIILSDQVLAYQTEAIPKPDIESVKIINRLEPDYESLNSYLRYKITESGLAPIAVPGHPGFEYIAPGLEHNERGAPNYTPKVHTEMQKKRFRKLEVLAEKLENENDDYYEVMGAEILIIAWGSTYGAVREAIKKAEMNGIKVSHYHPRILNPLPKRKIKNIIGSYDKVIVVEQNYNGQFANILRTFVDYNPIKLNNYGGIPFTSEEIYNKIIEVAR; this comes from the coding sequence ATGTCAGAAAATGGGAATCTTAAAGATGTTGTAGTCAGAATAGGTGGTGAAGGCGGTGAGGGTGTGATGAGCGCTGGGGAAATTTTGACCTATTCAGCTGCGAGGTCTGCTTATCGTATTTTTACTTTCAGGACATTCCCAGCTGAGATAAAAGGTGGGCTTGCGATGTATCAATTTCGTGTCAGCCCCTATGATATTTTTTCCATGGGCGATAAGCTTAATATCTTGATGGCTTTTAATCAGGAAGCATTTGATAATTATTCAAGTGCACTTGCTGAAGATGGCGTTCTGTTTTACGATCCCGCTGAGTGTAAGCCATCGGATAGCTTCACGAAGAAGAAGTATGAGGTTCCACTTAGGGAGCTTGCGATGGCATCGGGGACGCACCTTGCAAAAAATATGGTTGCAACTGGGTTTTTAACCGCTATTCTTGGAATTCCGGTTGAGGAATCAGAAAAACAGATCATTGATAAATTTAAGCGCAAGGGCGAAAAACTGCTTCAGCAAAATTTGACTGCTTTTAGAAGTGGTATTGAATATGCCCAAAAGTATCTTGATGAGCTTGAAAGATTTCGCCTTGGGAAGCCAGAGGGGAAAGACAAAAGGATTATATTGTCGGGTAATCAAGCAATCGGCTTTGGAGCAATAGCTGCTGGTTGTAAAGTTGCGGTTGGTTACCCTATAACTCCTGCCTCCCCGATACTTGAATTTCTTGCAAGGCATCTTCCAAAGTTTGGTGGTAAAGTGATCCAAAATGAGGATGAGATATCAGCGCTTGCAACTTGTATCGGTGCTTCATTCGCTGGGGCAAAGGTTATAACTCCTACATCTGGACCAGGGCTTGCGCTTATGACCGAACTTATAACTTACGCCTCAATGGCTGAGCTTCCTGTCGTGATAGTTGATGTTCAACGAGCTGGACCATCAACAGGGATGCCGAGTAAAACAGAGCAAACGGACCTATATCATGTTGTTTTTGGTGGACCTGGCGAAGCCCCGAGAATTGTCATTGCACCAGCTCATGTAAGCGACTGCTTCTATCAAACGGTCAGGGCTTTTAATCTTGCTGAGGAATATCAAATGCCAGTTATAATTCTTTCAGATCAGGTCTTGGCATATCAAACGGAGGCAATTCCAAAGCCAGATATTGAATCAGTGAAGATTATAAACCGTCTTGAGCCAGATTATGAGAGCTTAAATTCATATCTTCGCTATAAAATAACCGAGTCGGGTCTTGCACCGATTGCTGTTCCTGGGCATCCAGGGTTTGAATACATCGCTCCCGGGCTTGAGCATAACGAGCGTGGAGCTCCAAATTATACGCCAAAGGTTCATACCGAGATGCAAAAGAAGAGGTTCAGAAAGCTTGAGGTTTTAGCTGAAAAGCTTGAAAATGAAAATGACGATTATTACGAGGTTATGGGAGCAGAAATTTTAATCATTGCTTGGGGTTCAACCTATGGCGCTGTGAGAGAAGCGATAAAAAAAGCGGAGATGAACGGAATAAAAGTAAGTCATTACCATCCAAGAATTCTTAATCCTTTGCCGAAACGAAAAATTAAAAATATCATTGGAAGTTACGATAAGGTCATCGTTGTTGAGCAAAATTACAATGGACAATTTGCAAATATATTGCGGACATTCGTTGATTATAACCCGATAAAACTTAACAATTACGGTGGAATACCCTTCACATCCGAGGAAATCTACAACAAAATAATTGAGGTGGCAAGATGA
- a CDS encoding 2-oxoacid:ferredoxin oxidoreductase subunit beta, with amino-acid sequence MSETIEKIKQAKLEYKSDVKPTWCPGCGDYGVLASFIRALGELKIPTHKLSIVSGIGCSSRFPHFVRGYNLHTVHGRALPVALGVKIANPELEVFVIGGDGDGFAIGGGHIPHIARRNPDIVYIILDNAIYGLTKGQVSPTSTLTMTTTTTPYGALEPPLNPIMLLLAYGASFVARGFSSNTKQLTQLIVEATKHKGFAAIQVISPCPTFNMEITFDFVRERVVEIPPEHDPTNKLKAFELAMVQDKIYTGIFYREERPTFEGNLDKIVSKFDGNIDELLKKERLEKLFDQFA; translated from the coding sequence ATGAGCGAGACAATTGAGAAAATAAAGCAAGCAAAACTTGAATATAAAAGTGATGTTAAGCCAACCTGGTGCCCTGGTTGCGGTGATTATGGTGTTTTGGCATCTTTTATAAGGGCATTAGGTGAGCTGAAAATACCAACGCATAAATTAAGTATTGTCTCCGGAATAGGTTGCTCAAGTCGGTTTCCACACTTCGTCAGAGGTTACAATCTTCACACTGTTCACGGGAGAGCGCTTCCAGTAGCTCTTGGGGTTAAAATTGCAAACCCAGAGCTTGAGGTTTTCGTCATAGGTGGAGATGGTGATGGTTTTGCAATAGGTGGTGGTCATATACCGCATATTGCAAGAAGGAATCCAGATATAGTATACATAATCCTTGACAATGCGATATATGGTTTAACCAAAGGACAGGTCTCACCGACTTCAACACTTACAATGACGACAACAACTACACCCTATGGAGCGCTTGAACCACCGCTTAATCCGATCATGCTTTTACTTGCTTACGGCGCAAGCTTTGTCGCTCGTGGTTTCTCGTCAAACACTAAACAATTAACTCAACTTATAGTTGAGGCGACAAAGCACAAGGGATTCGCAGCGATACAAGTCATTTCTCCTTGTCCCACATTTAATATGGAGATCACGTTTGATTTCGTGCGTGAAAGAGTCGTTGAAATTCCACCAGAGCATGACCCGACGAATAAATTGAAAGCGTTTGAGCTTGCGATGGTTCAAGATAAAATTTACACTGGGATTTTCTATCGCGAGGAAAGACCCACATTTGAAGGAAATCTTGACAAAATTGTTTCAAAGTTTGATGGCAACATTGATGAACTTTTAAAGAAAGAACGACTTGAAAAACTATTTGATCAGTTTGCCTGA
- a CDS encoding aldo/keto reductase, translating to MSALKSEKKIREEMNYRLLGRTGLLVSEIGFGSWGIGGKMWADSDDRESIKALHRAIELGVNFIDTALVYGDGHSERLIGKVLKETKENVYVATKIPPKNMVWPALKGTPLKEVFPYEHIINSTEKSLKNLGVDTIDLQQFHVWNDEWALMDEWWEAIQKLKEDGKIRFFGVSINDHEPWNAIQLIKTGRVDTVQVIYNIFDQSPEDELFPICIEYNIGVIVRVPFDEGSLTGKITPETQFPEGDWRNRYFKGDRKQQVWERVQKLEKLLGEEAKTLSELALRFCLSHEAVSTVIPGMRKVEHVEENCSVSDGRKLSDRMLLELRKHRWVRNFYR from the coding sequence ATGTCTGCTTTAAAGAGTGAAAAGAAAATCAGGGAGGAGATGAACTATAGATTGCTTGGTAGAACTGGGCTTCTTGTATCTGAGATTGGTTTTGGAAGTTGGGGCATTGGGGGGAAAATGTGGGCTGATTCGGATGACCGTGAATCAATAAAAGCACTGCACAGGGCGATTGAACTTGGAGTAAATTTCATTGATACAGCGCTTGTCTATGGAGATGGACATAGCGAGAGGTTGATAGGTAAGGTTTTGAAAGAAACGAAAGAAAATGTTTATGTTGCTACGAAGATACCCCCAAAGAACATGGTATGGCCAGCTTTAAAGGGAACACCATTAAAAGAGGTTTTTCCTTACGAGCATATCATAAATTCAACTGAAAAAAGTTTGAAAAATCTCGGGGTTGATACGATAGACCTCCAACAGTTCCATGTTTGGAATGACGAGTGGGCTTTGATGGATGAATGGTGGGAGGCGATTCAAAAATTGAAAGAAGATGGCAAGATAAGATTCTTCGGCGTCTCAATAAATGACCACGAACCCTGGAATGCAATTCAACTTATCAAAACTGGTCGGGTTGACACAGTTCAAGTTATATACAACATATTTGACCAATCACCCGAGGACGAGCTTTTCCCAATATGCATTGAATACAACATAGGTGTTATAGTCCGTGTCCCGTTTGATGAAGGAAGCTTGACAGGGAAGATAACACCTGAGACACAATTTCCAGAAGGGGACTGGAGAAATAGATATTTCAAGGGCGATAGAAAACAGCAAGTTTGGGAAAGAGTGCAAAAACTTGAAAAATTACTCGGTGAAGAAGCAAAGACATTGAGCGAGCTTGCACTTAGGTTTTGTCTAAGCCATGAGGCGGTCTCAACTGTAATACCTGGGATGAGAAAGGTTGAGCATGTTGAGGAAAACTGTTCTGTTTCCGATGGACGGAAACTTTCCGATAGAATGCTTCTTGAATTAAGGAAACATAGGTGGGTAAGAAATTTTTACCGTTAA